The window TTGACATTGCCGGAGCGGGCAGCCCGCATCATTTTCCTAAACAAGACCTGCTACAACGGCCTCTATCGCGAGAACCGGCGGGGGGAGTTCAATGTGCCCTTCGGCCGCTACAAGAATCCGACCATCTGCGACGAGGCCAACCTGCGCGCGGCGGCGCGGGTGCTGCAAGGGGTGGACATTACCCGCCGTCCATTCGCAACCACGCTAGACTATGCGAAGGCGGGCGATTTCGTCTACTTCGATCCCCCCTACCATCCCCTCTCGGCCACGGCCAACTTCACCGCCTACGACCGCGCCGGCTTCGGCCCCGACGACCAGCGCCGGCTGCGCGACGTGTTCGCCGCGCTGGCCGAGCGCGGCGTGATGGCGATGCTGTCCAACTCCGACACGCCGTTCATCCGCGAGCTATATGCGGGGTTCACAATCGATCAGGTGTTCGTGGCGCGGGCGGTCAACTCGAAGGCCAATGGGCGTGGCAAAGTGGCCGAAGTGATTGTGCGGAATTATTAAGAGG is drawn from Candidatus Promineifilum breve and contains these coding sequences:
- a CDS encoding DNA adenine methylase, which codes for MTHTVSTSSPVRARPVLKWAGGKGQLLPDLLKRLPDSFEAYHEPFVGGGALFFELATQGQITTTFLSDINDSLIDVYLALRDCVEDVIVQLRQHKHDHDYYYQVRAVRPETLTLPERAARIIFLNKTCYNGLYRENRRGEFNVPFGRYKNPTICDEANLRAAARVLQGVDITRRPFATTLDYAKAGDFVYFDPPYHPLSATANFTAYDRAGFGPDDQRRLRDVFAALAERGVMAMLSNSDTPFIRELYAGFTIDQVFVARAVNSKANGRGKVAEVIVRNY